GAGGGCGGGGCCCCCTCGCGTTCACCCGAGCCGGCACCCGTGCCGGAGCATCCCGATCCATCGCCGTCCGGTCCCGCGTCCGCGTCCGCAGTCGACCGTGATGGCGCGCAGCCGGCGGTCGACGACGAGCTGACGGTCGTCGCGCCGGCCGAGCCCACGCTGCGCGCGGACCCGACGGTGCGCGAGTACGACGTGCCGTTCGACACCGGCGAGCTGCAGTCGCTGCCGACCGGCCAGCTGCTCGTCGTGCACCGCGCCGAGCTCGCCCGCGTCGCCGACGCCGAGGAGGACGAGGAGCAGCGCCGCGTCTACAGCTGGATCTCGGCGATCCTCGGCGTCATCGGCGCCGCGGCGTCGCTCTTCCTCGGATGGCTGCTGCCGCTCTCCATCGCGGCGATCGTCTTCGGGGTGCTCGGCCTCCGGCGCGAGGAGGAGGGTCGCACGCTCGCCTTCGTCGGCATCGGCACCGGGATCGCGGGGCTGGTCTTCTCGTCGGTGTGGATCGGCTACTACGCGATCGTCTTCGGCGCGCTGCCGCGCTGAGGACCCGTCGGGTCTCCCGTCGGAAGGACCTCCGTGGGAGGGTCTCAGAGGCGTTCCACGAGGAGCACGACGCGACGTCCCTCCTCGCGCGTCAGCACGATGGTGGCGCTCCGGTCGCCGCGGAGCTTCAGCCTGGTGCGCAGGACCGCCGGATCGACGTCGGCACCCCGCTTCTTGATCTCGAGCGTGCCGATGCCACGCGCCGCGAGGGCCTGGCGCAGCTGGCGCTCGTCCGACGGGAGCCGTTCGAGCACGCGGAACCCTCGGGCGAAGGGCGAGTCGAAGGCGGTGTCCGAGGTCAGGTAGGCGATGCCGGGGCTGAGCATCCACGCCCCGTTCGCCCTGGCCAGGTCGCCGATGAGGCGGGCACGGATCACCGCGCCGTCGGGTTCGTAGAGGTAGTCGCCGAGCGGGCCGCTCGGCGCGTCCTCGCTGTCGGCTTGGGAGGTGAGCTCGGCGGCCGCGTCACCGCGGATCACCAGCGCAGCGCGCCCGATCCCGGGCCGAGCCACCGCTCCCTGCCACACCGCCAGCTCCACCACGTCGCCGTCGACCGAGACCCACTGCGCCTCGGAGCCGGCGGGGATGACGTCGCGGTCGGTGCCGGGCCCGAGCTTGACGCCGACCGGCATGCGGGCGGCCAGCCCGAAGGCGAACTCCAGCGAGGGCGAGTAGTCAGCGGCATCCGAGAGTCGACGGGTGGTGCCGCCGGCCGACGAACGGCGGGCGGGGTCGAGCCAGGCGCCGCCGATGCCGCCGAGCGGCACCTCCTCGGCCCGCGCGTGGAGCACGCGGGCCCTGGGGAACGGGGTGAGGTTGTAGGCGGCGATCGCTGCAGTGACCTCGTCGGCCTCGGCGGCCGTCACCTCGAGGTCGACCGCGGCGAGGGCGAGCGCGTCGCCGCCGATGCCGCACCCGAGGTCGGCGACGTGGCCGACGCCGGCGCGGGCGAACCTGCCGGCGTGGAGTGCGGCCACCCTGAGCCGGGTCGCCTGCTCGAGGCCCGGCTCGGTGAAGAGCATGCGCGAGGCGAACTCCCCGAACTTGGCGTGCGCGCGTGACCTCAGCCTCGACTGGCTGAGCACGGTGGCCACGAGCCCCGGGGAGTGGCCAGCGCGGCGCAGCTCGGCGACGACGCGCACGATGTCGGCCTTGGCGTCCCAATCGGGAAGCGAGTCGAGCAGCCGGAGGCCCTCGGGCGAGAGCAGTTCGACGAGCTCGGCGCGTTCCACCCGGCCACGCTAGCACCCCGTTCCCGGGCGCTGGCACTCACGTTGCACGAGTGCCAAATCGGCCCTAGACTCGGTTTAGCACTCTCGCTGTGAGGCTGCTAACCAGTCTTCCGTCAAGAAAGAGGTCAACCGTGTCGGTTTCCATCAAGCCGCTCGAGGATCGCATCGTCATCAAGCAGGTCGAGGCAGAGCAGACCACCGCGTCGGGTCTCGTGATCCCCGACACCGCCAAGGAGAAGCCCCAGGAGGGCGAGGTCGTGGCAGTGGGTCCCG
This DNA window, taken from Agromyces sp. 3263, encodes the following:
- a CDS encoding class I SAM-dependent methyltransferase, encoding MERAELVELLSPEGLRLLDSLPDWDAKADIVRVVAELRRAGHSPGLVATVLSQSRLRSRAHAKFGEFASRMLFTEPGLEQATRLRVAALHAGRFARAGVGHVADLGCGIGGDALALAAVDLEVTAAEADEVTAAIAAYNLTPFPRARVLHARAEEVPLGGIGGAWLDPARRSSAGGTTRRLSDAADYSPSLEFAFGLAARMPVGVKLGPGTDRDVIPAGSEAQWVSVDGDVVELAVWQGAVARPGIGRAALVIRGDAAAELTSQADSEDAPSGPLGDYLYEPDGAVIRARLIGDLARANGAWMLSPGIAYLTSDTAFDSPFARGFRVLERLPSDERQLRQALAARGIGTLEIKKRGADVDPAVLRTRLKLRGDRSATIVLTREEGRRVVLLVERL
- a CDS encoding DUF4190 domain-containing protein — translated: MPEHPDPSPSGPASASAVDRDGAQPAVDDELTVVAPAEPTLRADPTVREYDVPFDTGELQSLPTGQLLVVHRAELARVADAEEDEEQRRVYSWISAILGVIGAAASLFLGWLLPLSIAAIVFGVLGLRREEEGRTLAFVGIGTGIAGLVFSSVWIGYYAIVFGALPR